Proteins co-encoded in one Pseudomonas fluorescens genomic window:
- a CDS encoding sensor histidine kinase, translating into MNMQSKSLPVQESSLRLNSRKQPFNLLRWFSLVSMAVIGTVAVALGAVSTRFVIEESVQRDALLTAQFIQAIASAEVRHVSIPNIRTMGELLDPRQDNDFPDVDPEARANARGEFLDHIEHLPDVILANIYAPDRTVIWSTNPALVNTRIHADEDLDRAFDEKIPVSASYHDVDKAREEQKFVVPPEYIFIENYIPLFDAEGKNVTAMVEIYKEPKDLIARMERGLTLIWLATALGGGLIYLGLYWIVRRAAILLTAQQKQLIANETFVALGEMSSAVAHSLRNPLATIRSSAELALEFDAGPAQKNIKDIIGQVDRMSKWVRELLQSLRPLNDEPEPVNLVAALHESLVAFEQQIAKNAVHVVFHPQQTPMVLSQPVQLTQILNSLLANALEAMDKGGTLTITLEPSDSRGVSVMLSDTGKGMNEEQRSMAFRPFFTTKQGGLGVGLVLVKRIMERFGGGVSLDSREGEGTTVRLAFQLIQ; encoded by the coding sequence ATGAACATGCAGTCAAAATCACTACCGGTCCAGGAGAGCAGCCTGCGGCTGAACTCGCGCAAGCAGCCGTTCAATCTGTTGCGCTGGTTTTCATTGGTCAGCATGGCAGTGATCGGCACCGTAGCGGTGGCGCTCGGAGCGGTGTCGACACGGTTCGTGATCGAAGAAAGTGTGCAGCGCGATGCCTTGCTGACCGCGCAGTTCATACAGGCCATCGCGTCGGCGGAAGTGCGCCACGTCTCGATCCCCAATATCCGCACCATGGGAGAGTTGCTCGACCCTCGTCAGGATAACGACTTTCCCGATGTCGACCCGGAGGCCCGTGCCAATGCACGAGGCGAATTTCTCGATCACATCGAACATTTGCCGGACGTGATCCTCGCCAACATTTATGCGCCGGACCGTACCGTGATCTGGTCGACCAATCCCGCGCTGGTCAACACCCGCATTCACGCCGACGAAGACCTCGACCGGGCCTTCGATGAAAAGATCCCGGTATCGGCCAGCTATCACGACGTCGACAAGGCGCGTGAAGAACAAAAGTTCGTGGTGCCGCCGGAATACATCTTCATCGAGAACTACATCCCGCTGTTCGACGCCGAGGGCAAGAACGTCACGGCGATGGTCGAGATCTATAAAGAGCCCAAAGACCTGATTGCGCGCATGGAGCGCGGCCTGACGCTGATCTGGCTGGCCACCGCACTGGGCGGCGGGCTGATTTACCTGGGGCTGTACTGGATCGTGCGACGGGCGGCGATTTTGCTGACGGCCCAGCAAAAACAACTGATCGCCAATGAAACCTTTGTCGCGCTGGGTGAGATGTCTTCGGCGGTGGCCCACAGTCTGCGCAACCCGCTGGCGACCATCCGTTCCAGCGCCGAGCTGGCCCTGGAGTTCGACGCCGGCCCGGCGCAGAAAAACATCAAGGACATCATCGGTCAGGTCGACCGCATGTCGAAGTGGGTGCGCGAACTGCTGCAATCGCTGCGACCGCTCAACGATGAGCCGGAACCGGTGAATCTGGTGGCGGCGCTGCACGAGAGTCTGGTCGCGTTCGAACAGCAGATCGCAAAAAACGCGGTGCACGTGGTGTTTCATCCGCAACAAACGCCGATGGTGCTGAGCCAACCGGTGCAACTGACGCAAATCCTCAACAGCCTGCTGGCCAACGCACTGGAGGCCATGGACAAGGGCGGCACGTTGACCATCACCCTCGAACCGAGCGACAGCCGTGGCGTGAGCGTCATGCTCAGCGACACCGGCAAAGGCATGAACGAGGAACAGCGCAGCATGGCGTTCCGGCCGTTTTTCACCACCAAGCAGGGTGGGCTCGGTGTGGGGCTGGTGCTGGTCAAACGGATCATGGAACGCTTCGGCGGCGGTGTGTCCCTGGACAGTCGCGAAGGCGAGGGCACCACCGTTCGTCTTGCGTTTCAACTCATCCAGTAA
- a CDS encoding type II toxin-antitoxin system RelE/ParE family toxin — protein MPCSRQKTMVSRSIEWRPEARAKLMLIIDFITERHPRAARELVRAIGKAASNLLEHPRLYRTGRIPGTREAVVHSSYLIIYRVTDRIEIVNVLHTRQEYPRRRFF, from the coding sequence ATGCCTTGCTCAAGGCAAAAGACAATGGTTTCGAGGTCGATTGAGTGGAGGCCCGAAGCACGGGCCAAGCTGATGCTAATTATCGACTTCATAACAGAAAGACATCCCAGAGCAGCCAGAGAGCTCGTCAGGGCGATTGGAAAAGCTGCATCCAACCTTCTGGAACATCCTCGCCTCTATCGAACCGGTCGGATCCCCGGCACTCGAGAAGCTGTTGTACATTCGAGTTATCTGATCATCTATCGGGTTACTGATCGAATAGAAATCGTGAACGTACTGCACACGCGTCAGGAGTACCCGCGACGTCGTTTTTTCTAG
- a CDS encoding curlin: MNTPTAALLCLLALCVSAGVRADDLMENDDLAPNSADLGELPPPVGQQALIDQNGQVNLALLSQNGQSLLGKIVQSGSNQEAYILQQGSDLMALITQNGSGNAASITQTGSHNRAQISQNGNNNDASIEQAGTGLQSAVTQSGNGMSVSVRQYR; this comes from the coding sequence ATGAACACGCCGACCGCCGCCCTGCTTTGCCTGCTCGCCCTGTGCGTCAGTGCGGGCGTGCGCGCCGACGACCTGATGGAAAATGATGACCTGGCGCCCAACAGCGCCGATCTCGGCGAACTGCCGCCCCCCGTGGGCCAGCAAGCCCTGATCGACCAGAACGGCCAGGTCAACCTCGCCCTGCTCTCGCAAAACGGTCAGTCGCTGCTGGGCAAGATCGTGCAGTCGGGCAGCAATCAGGAGGCGTACATCCTGCAACAAGGCAGCGACCTGATGGCCTTGATCACGCAAAACGGCTCCGGCAACGCCGCGTCCATCACGCAAACCGGCAGCCACAACCGTGCGCAGATTTCGCAAAACGGCAACAACAACGACGCCAGCATCGAGCAGGCCGGCACGGGGCTGCAAAGCGCCGTGACCCAGTCGGGCAACGGCATGAGCGTTTCGGTCAGGCAATACCGCTAA
- a CDS encoding DUF6124 family protein: MKKPTPNPPETQANPETDPTSPYTSAHSRKLHEAAERALDHYLCPGAHIMGSVNEPAPMYLANPAYNTESLLANACESLGSASEMLNNFAAALDPAHRKTALGIAQILMLGELAVNQALDHVELKD, from the coding sequence ATGAAAAAACCAACGCCCAACCCACCCGAAACCCAAGCCAACCCCGAAACCGACCCAACCTCCCCATACACCTCCGCCCACTCCAGAAAACTCCACGAAGCCGCCGAACGCGCCCTCGATCATTACCTCTGCCCCGGCGCCCACATCATGGGCAGCGTCAACGAACCCGCCCCGATGTACCTCGCCAACCCGGCCTACAACACCGAATCCCTGCTCGCGAACGCCTGCGAGTCCCTGGGCTCCGCCAGCGAAATGCTCAACAACTTCGCCGCCGCCCTCGACCCCGCCCACCGCAAGACCGCCCTGGGCATCGCACAGATCCTCATGCTAGGTGAACTGGCCGTAAATCAGGCCTTGGATCACGTCGAGCTGAAGGACTGA
- a CDS encoding multicopper oxidase domain-containing protein, translated as MDRAMRDPQKLFLLTPLSVFLMLTLGQMAGVRASPIDDENQPEASDPSAYYDEPADRAGALNAILTMPEANEYSFDLPNGVTGTRNTTRTENILPPTVQTSFNYPTNGKPSPLYGAQPFTQQLVLFEEFGPEKLDPTTPAAPLGFPPAAIGPAPAQDPNSVARSAPPGTALDAFLRQPGLTPFPSQFANVVDRNPWQAQIELFLNRHIGSSAEGRPPGKGWAHQRWNEFYPQVAYKTVQTGARLNGGLRDSRQMHGYAVGEFGPGGLYHNVAGVPATDGTAKGVDPRFHPAMPVQDHNSVWTFDGTLPPKLLMVRYGQPVMMRHYNGLPIDPSANRGFGLHTITTHEHNGHAPAESDGYANAFFFPGQYYDYRWPIQLAGYDSINTKAEDPRAAFPCAPGETLWVNDMQPAKKTCDHGTIKIRGDWRETMSTHWFHDHMLDFTAQNVYKGNAAMMNYYSALDRGNESVNDGVNLRFPSGSALPWGNRDYDVNLVFADKAWDQQGQLWFNPFNTDGFIGDQVLVNWQWKPSLDVRARSYRFRLLNGSVSRYFKLALVREVKGTSGEFQGPRNSGVSYSRVPFHMIANDGNIMEHSVPFDGSMDLDADGDKQNHNAILPTQGIAERFDIIVNFAKNGIKPGDKLFFVNLQAQDDGKGPKEVIPLADVLSEKYLAVIKQTSKGPQWDRGDPVVGKVLQLNVKAYTGQDLSMNPAAYEPAKPGKAEGMVMIPLKIHRDNAADKALLAKALHRTFTFGRADGTDEAPWTIKTDSGFGFHMDPRRLNASTKLASGPTDAGVNGIGTLEVWNIKAGGTGWSHPVHVHFEEGIILSRGGKAPPEWEKWARKDVYRIGSEADGLDNVEMAINFREFAGTYMEHCHNTQHEDNSMLLRWDLEKPGQLQLMPTPLPSWDGVRYVNSAALPTFRTGDGFGPQVTVKP; from the coding sequence ATGGACAGAGCAATGCGTGACCCCCAAAAGCTGTTTCTTTTGACGCCACTGAGCGTCTTTCTGATGTTGACCCTCGGCCAGATGGCCGGGGTTCGAGCGAGCCCGATCGACGACGAGAATCAGCCGGAAGCGTCCGACCCGTCGGCGTATTACGACGAGCCCGCAGACCGTGCCGGTGCGCTCAACGCCATCCTGACGATGCCCGAGGCCAACGAATACTCCTTCGATCTGCCCAACGGGGTCACAGGCACGCGCAATACGACGCGCACGGAAAACATTCTGCCGCCCACCGTCCAGACCAGTTTCAATTACCCCACCAACGGCAAGCCGAGCCCGCTGTATGGTGCTCAGCCGTTCACTCAGCAACTGGTGCTGTTCGAAGAGTTCGGCCCGGAAAAACTCGACCCGACCACCCCGGCCGCGCCGTTGGGCTTTCCGCCAGCCGCCATCGGCCCGGCGCCGGCCCAGGACCCGAACAGCGTCGCCCGCAGTGCGCCACCCGGCACCGCGCTGGACGCATTCCTGCGTCAACCGGGGCTCACGCCATTCCCGAGTCAGTTTGCCAACGTGGTTGACCGCAACCCGTGGCAGGCGCAGATCGAACTGTTCCTCAACCGGCATATCGGCTCGTCCGCCGAAGGCCGGCCACCGGGAAAAGGCTGGGCTCACCAGCGCTGGAACGAGTTTTACCCACAAGTCGCCTACAAGACCGTGCAGACCGGCGCGCGTCTGAACGGTGGCCTGCGTGACAGTCGGCAGATGCACGGTTATGCCGTTGGCGAATTCGGCCCCGGTGGTCTGTACCACAACGTCGCTGGCGTGCCGGCGACGGATGGCACGGCCAAGGGTGTCGACCCACGGTTCCACCCGGCGATGCCGGTGCAGGACCACAATTCGGTGTGGACCTTCGACGGCACGCTGCCGCCGAAACTGCTGATGGTGCGCTACGGCCAACCGGTGATGATGCGTCACTACAATGGCTTGCCGATCGATCCATCGGCCAACCGTGGCTTCGGCCTGCACACCATCACCACCCACGAGCACAACGGCCATGCGCCGGCGGAAAGCGACGGCTATGCCAACGCGTTTTTCTTCCCCGGCCAGTACTACGACTATCGCTGGCCCATCCAGCTCGCCGGTTACGACAGCATCAACACCAAGGCTGAAGATCCACGTGCAGCGTTCCCGTGCGCGCCGGGGGAAACCCTCTGGGTCAACGACATGCAACCTGCGAAAAAGACCTGCGACCACGGCACCATCAAGATCCGTGGCGACTGGCGCGAAACCATGAGCACCCACTGGTTCCACGACCACATGCTCGATTTCACCGCGCAGAATGTCTACAAGGGCAACGCGGCGATGATGAACTACTACAGCGCCCTGGACCGCGGCAACGAATCGGTGAACGACGGCGTCAACCTGCGTTTCCCCAGCGGCAGCGCCTTGCCGTGGGGCAACCGCGACTATGACGTCAACCTGGTGTTCGCCGACAAGGCCTGGGATCAGCAGGGCCAGTTGTGGTTCAACCCGTTCAACACCGACGGCTTCATCGGCGATCAGGTGCTGGTCAACTGGCAATGGAAACCGAGCCTCGACGTGCGGGCCCGCAGTTATCGCTTCCGGCTCCTCAATGGTTCGGTGTCGCGCTACTTCAAGCTCGCGCTGGTGCGTGAAGTCAAAGGCACCAGTGGTGAGTTCCAGGGACCGAGAAACTCCGGTGTGTCCTACAGCCGCGTGCCGTTCCACATGATCGCCAACGACGGCAACATCATGGAACACAGCGTGCCGTTCGACGGTTCGATGGATCTGGATGCCGACGGCGACAAACAGAACCACAACGCGATTCTGCCGACCCAGGGCATCGCCGAGCGGTTCGATATCATCGTCAACTTCGCGAAAAACGGCATCAAGCCGGGCGACAAGCTGTTCTTCGTCAACCTGCAGGCCCAGGACGACGGCAAGGGCCCGAAAGAAGTGATCCCGCTGGCCGACGTGCTGTCGGAAAAATACCTGGCGGTCATCAAGCAGACCAGCAAAGGCCCGCAATGGGACCGGGGCGACCCGGTGGTGGGCAAGGTCCTGCAACTGAACGTCAAGGCCTATACCGGCCAGGATCTGTCGATGAACCCGGCCGCCTACGAGCCTGCCAAACCGGGCAAGGCCGAAGGCATGGTGATGATTCCGCTGAAGATCCACCGCGACAACGCTGCCGACAAAGCCTTGCTCGCCAAGGCGCTGCACCGGACCTTCACCTTCGGTCGCGCCGACGGTACTGATGAAGCGCCGTGGACGATCAAGACCGATAGCGGTTTCGGCTTCCACATGGACCCACGCCGGTTGAATGCCTCGACCAAACTGGCCAGCGGCCCGACGGACGCCGGGGTCAACGGCATCGGCACCCTGGAGGTGTGGAACATCAAGGCCGGCGGCACGGGCTGGAGTCATCCGGTGCACGTGCACTTCGAGGAGGGGATCATCCTCAGCCGTGGCGGCAAGGCCCCGCCTGAATGGGAAAAATGGGCGCGCAAGGACGTTTACCGGATCGGTTCGGAAGCCGACGGGCTGGACAACGTCGAGATGGCGATCAACTTCCGCGAGTTTGCCGGGACTTACATGGAGCACTGTCACAATACCCAGCATGAGGACAACTCGATGCTGCTGCGTTGGGACCTCGAGAAACCTGGGCAACTGCAGTTGATGCCGACACCGCTGCCGAGTTGGGATGGCGTGCGCTACGTCAACTCCGCCGCGCTGCCAACCTTCCGCACCGGCGACGGCTTCGGCCCGCAAGTGACCGTGAAACCATGA
- a CDS encoding curlin, with product MFKLTPLTAAILVMISAQAMADDSLSTQSQLGTANIANVKQTQAPFSSATQTQMGQGNDAAAVQDTASSVITQDAVGDYNAGYAEQLYEDNGTITQQQVGAFNTTHASQSLGFGAPNTALQQQQGTGNFSFVYQDSQNGSEGKTFQYGDSNEANIEQLYEGSGNNSVITQYGTANYGTAEQVTYNGGQIGINQAGENNYGYADQRNGTGGNITINQFGNLNGSEIWQDSQLASQATVNQYGDSNETVVDQSFGENNTAAITQVGNTNAIYADQFESVNSTLALYQVGNGNVHFTYQSGDGHTLNATSVGNDNKVYASNWKGPQHGGQFGSNQRATVNQAGNGNIASFTQDGVGHIMTTNQTGTGNKTTVSQADSYNELYFDQNGSDNILISDQRGTTNLVQGSSNGTGNSAEFDQSGTGNQAYTAQLYGSDNMITVKQADTMNVAYVTQGGTGNIANVDQSGMTQTANIQQFGSANQATVLQQ from the coding sequence ATGTTCAAACTGACGCCCCTCACCGCCGCCATCCTGGTCATGATCAGTGCCCAGGCCATGGCCGACGACAGCCTTTCCACCCAGAGCCAGCTCGGCACCGCCAACATCGCCAACGTCAAGCAGACCCAGGCCCCGTTCAGCAGCGCCACCCAGACCCAAATGGGCCAGGGCAACGACGCCGCCGCCGTGCAAGACACCGCCAGCAGCGTCATCACCCAGGACGCGGTCGGTGACTACAACGCCGGTTACGCTGAGCAACTCTATGAAGACAACGGCACCATCACCCAGCAACAGGTCGGCGCCTTCAACACCACCCACGCCAGCCAGTCGCTGGGTTTCGGCGCCCCCAACACAGCCCTGCAACAGCAGCAAGGCACCGGCAACTTCTCGTTCGTCTACCAGGACTCGCAGAACGGCAGCGAAGGCAAAACCTTCCAGTACGGCGACAGCAACGAAGCCAACATCGAGCAATTGTATGAAGGCAGCGGCAACAACTCGGTGATCACCCAATACGGCACCGCCAACTACGGCACCGCCGAACAGGTCACCTACAACGGCGGCCAGATCGGCATCAACCAGGCCGGCGAAAACAACTACGGCTACGCCGACCAGCGCAACGGCACCGGCGGCAACATCACCATCAACCAGTTCGGCAACCTCAACGGCAGCGAAATCTGGCAAGACTCGCAACTGGCCAGCCAGGCCACCGTCAACCAGTACGGCGACAGCAACGAAACCGTGGTCGACCAGAGCTTCGGCGAAAACAACACCGCCGCCATCACCCAGGTCGGCAACACCAACGCCATCTACGCCGATCAATTCGAGTCGGTCAACTCGACCCTGGCGCTCTATCAAGTCGGCAACGGCAACGTGCACTTCACCTACCAGAGCGGCGACGGTCACACACTCAACGCCACCTCCGTGGGCAACGACAACAAGGTCTACGCCAGCAACTGGAAAGGCCCGCAACACGGCGGCCAGTTCGGCAGCAATCAGCGTGCGACGGTCAATCAGGCCGGCAACGGCAACATCGCCAGCTTCACCCAGGACGGCGTCGGCCACATCATGACCACCAATCAGACCGGAACCGGCAACAAGACTACGGTCAGCCAGGCTGATTCCTACAACGAGCTGTACTTCGACCAGAACGGCAGCGACAACATCCTGATCTCCGATCAACGCGGCACCACCAACCTGGTTCAAGGCTCGTCGAACGGCACCGGCAACAGTGCCGAATTCGATCAATCCGGCACCGGCAACCAGGCGTACACCGCGCAGCTGTATGGCAGCGACAACATGATCACCGTGAAACAGGCTGACACCATGAACGTGGCGTACGTGACCCAGGGCGGGACGGGGAACATTGCCAACGTGGATCAGAGCGGGATGACGCAGACCGCGAATATCCAGCAGTTCGGGTCGGCTAACCAGGCGACGGTTTTGCAGCAGTAA
- the relB gene encoding type II toxin-antitoxin system RelB family antitoxin has protein sequence MDPLISTIVSDFESEEQAASYDRWLIAKVQASIDDPRPSIPNEQVMAEMSALMEDKRRKHEAG, from the coding sequence ATGGATCCCCTTATCTCCACGATCGTTTCAGACTTCGAAAGCGAAGAGCAGGCCGCCAGCTACGACCGCTGGTTGATTGCCAAAGTACAGGCTTCAATCGATGACCCACGACCCAGCATTCCGAATGAGCAGGTGATGGCTGAAATGTCGGCCCTGATGGAGGACAAACGAAGAAAGCATGAGGCGGGGTGA
- a CDS encoding Ig-like domain-containing protein produces the protein MNKWPRFALNALGLTISLTGSAFAQLAAVDPGPYTFATGKFPMWYQDNNQLSMELCQSRAASSRVPVSTPPAYMCTLLPEPGVFDDTLPMVFPDNWPPEAFWFLAETNIANNGAGFGVDAYVAGIEAAFASGNPVDGDQQSFARIRIRVNVPVAGTYTITHPYGVETVNVTTPGRRAINITKDIGIGAPGNFSGALNGAIGPFLRSINGPYTEVNPDTGNIETFVGDPNLTEAVTGSPFNTNFLRIDGPSGVGSIQTNLFTVAGKVLDNRQQTHVAIDRATYRRTSAGVRAEVFAKADSSTTLCFRETLALLPGPPPTPCQTSLLGDNNGLFFGQRLGTGTLPSVVVVTATNPAGTTRPTAVSAKLTDVVKIQTARYSWANHSLLIEATSTDEVAVPDMVAQGYGRLSKTGTLQKITVADLTQPPATVTVKSAAGGSDTEPVVVVGAAPDTGENQAPLSVADTGSTSFGVPITLSLLTNDSDPDNNVPLTITALTQPAAGQGTVALNGTTSVVYTPPAVVTTPLTTTFTYKAQDSKGLASANPATVTVTVAPNRPPTAVADSVATLGVAIPINVLANDTDPEGNTPLGVASLTQPPAGRGTVSTDGTVITYTPPATVTTAFTTTFTYIARDSFGAQSTPATVTVQVSPRPAAETFTVTASTVQARAGGRFNWDFTGTSSVTTGNTITVQVTTPTGLVTLGTTTVPVTGRWRLTLNNTLVVPSANPTATIRSSQGTVRTVSVTTL, from the coding sequence ATGAACAAGTGGCCACGCTTCGCGCTCAACGCGCTCGGGCTGACAATCTCGCTGACCGGCAGTGCGTTCGCGCAACTGGCCGCCGTCGATCCCGGCCCCTACACCTTCGCCACCGGGAAATTCCCGATGTGGTACCAGGACAACAATCAACTGTCGATGGAGCTCTGCCAGTCGCGCGCCGCCAGTTCGCGGGTGCCGGTCAGCACCCCGCCGGCGTACATGTGCACCCTGCTGCCGGAACCGGGCGTGTTCGACGACACTCTGCCGATGGTGTTCCCCGACAACTGGCCGCCGGAGGCCTTCTGGTTCCTGGCGGAAACCAACATCGCGAACAACGGCGCCGGTTTCGGCGTGGATGCCTACGTGGCCGGGATCGAAGCGGCGTTCGCTTCAGGAAATCCGGTGGATGGCGATCAGCAAAGCTTCGCGCGGATCCGTATTCGGGTGAATGTCCCGGTGGCCGGCACCTACACCATCACCCACCCCTATGGTGTCGAAACCGTCAACGTCACCACGCCGGGCAGGCGGGCGATCAACATCACCAAAGACATCGGCATCGGCGCGCCAGGCAACTTCAGCGGTGCGCTCAACGGCGCCATCGGCCCGTTCCTGCGCAGCATCAACGGCCCGTACACCGAAGTGAACCCGGACACCGGCAACATCGAAACCTTCGTCGGCGACCCGAACCTCACCGAAGCGGTGACCGGCAGCCCGTTCAACACCAACTTCCTGCGGATCGACGGTCCGTCGGGTGTTGGCTCGATTCAGACCAACCTGTTCACCGTCGCCGGCAAGGTGCTCGACAACCGTCAGCAGACCCATGTCGCCATCGACCGCGCCACCTATCGCCGGACTTCGGCCGGTGTGCGCGCCGAGGTGTTCGCCAAGGCTGACAGCAGCACGACCCTGTGCTTCCGCGAAACCCTGGCGTTACTGCCCGGCCCACCGCCGACGCCGTGCCAGACCAGTCTGCTGGGTGACAACAACGGGCTGTTCTTCGGCCAGCGCCTGGGCACCGGCACCCTGCCGTCGGTGGTGGTCGTGACCGCGACCAACCCGGCCGGCACTACCCGTCCGACGGCCGTCTCGGCCAAGCTCACCGACGTGGTGAAAATCCAGACCGCCCGCTACAGCTGGGCCAATCACAGCCTGCTGATCGAGGCCACGTCGACCGATGAAGTCGCGGTGCCGGACATGGTTGCCCAAGGCTACGGACGTTTGTCGAAAACGGGGACTCTGCAAAAAATCACCGTCGCCGACCTGACCCAGCCACCTGCCACCGTCACGGTCAAATCCGCCGCCGGCGGCAGCGACACCGAGCCGGTTGTGGTGGTCGGTGCAGCACCGGACACCGGTGAAAACCAGGCGCCACTGTCCGTCGCCGACACCGGCAGTACCAGCTTCGGCGTGCCCATCACCCTCAGCCTGTTGACCAACGACAGCGACCCAGACAACAACGTGCCGCTGACCATCACCGCGTTGACTCAACCGGCCGCCGGCCAAGGCACCGTAGCCCTGAACGGCACCACGTCGGTGGTCTACACCCCGCCAGCCGTGGTGACGACACCGTTGACCACGACCTTCACCTACAAGGCGCAAGACAGCAAAGGTCTGGCCTCGGCCAACCCGGCGACCGTGACGGTTACCGTCGCGCCCAACCGACCACCGACCGCCGTCGCCGACAGCGTCGCCACCCTCGGTGTCGCGATCCCGATCAACGTCCTGGCCAACGACACCGATCCGGAAGGCAACACACCGCTGGGCGTCGCCAGCCTGACCCAACCGCCGGCAGGACGCGGCACGGTCAGCACCGACGGCACGGTGATCACCTACACCCCACCGGCCACCGTGACCACGGCCTTCACCACGACTTTCACCTACATCGCCCGGGACAGCTTCGGCGCCCAGTCGACGCCGGCGACCGTCACGGTGCAAGTGTCGCCACGGCCTGCGGCGGAGACTTTCACCGTTACCGCTTCAACGGTGCAGGCGCGGGCAGGTGGACGCTTCAACTGGGACTTTACCGGTACCTCGTCGGTGACCACCGGCAACACCATCACCGTGCAGGTCACCACCCCGACCGGGCTGGTAACGCTGGGTACAACCACGGTACCGGTGACCGGACGCTGGCGGCTGACGCTGAACAACACGCTGGTCGTGCCGTCGGCTAACCCGACCGCCACCATCCGTTCCTCCCAGGGCACCGTGCGCACGGTGTCGGTGACCACGCTGTAA
- the relB gene encoding type II toxin-antitoxin system RelB family antitoxin: MIDPSLIDPLCPVVSDLGPEEQAASYDRWFRAEVQASLDDPRPNISHDQVMAEIHALLKAKDNGFEVD; the protein is encoded by the coding sequence ATGATCGACCCGTCTTTGATCGACCCACTGTGCCCGGTTGTTTCGGATCTTGGTCCTGAAGAACAGGCTGCGAGTTATGACCGTTGGTTTCGCGCCGAAGTACAGGCCTCTCTTGATGATCCGCGTCCGAATATTTCGCATGACCAGGTGATGGCTGAGATACATGCCTTGCTCAAGGCAAAAGACAATGGTTTCGAGGTCGATTGA